Genomic segment of Octadecabacter arcticus 238:
GGCGCACAGACACAATATCGCCTTTGACGCCGTAATCATCGAGCACGTTTTCCAACATGCGTGCATTTTCTTCCAGCGCTTCATCGCTCAACACATGGCGGGTGATTTCATCCGGCGAAGACAACAGGCTCAGCGGTGGCGTTTCATAGGCCGGACGCTTGTCCTCGAACTTCAACACGGGTTGGGATTCGGCCTTGGCCTGGCGCGACGGCTGCACGGATTTGCGGGCCGGATGCTGAACGACCGCTTTGGCCTCCGGCACACGGATCAACGCAGGCGAAAACGAAGCCGCTGGGGTTTCCATCGGGGCCACGTCAACAGATGCATATTCCATTGCGGGCCGTGTATATTCCTTGACGTCCCCAACCACTGGCTCGGGCTTGGGCGCGGCCAGATCCAAGGCCGCCTTTTGTTGCGTGTTCAACAACAGCGGTTGTGGCCCAGAATGGCGTCCCATCGTCGGTTCAACGCGGGTTGATTGCGGCACTATTCGGCTGGCAATGGCGGCGGTGATCGCGGGGTTCACCCCCGGTTTCGTGGCCACATGCACGTCTTGTGGTTGTCCACTGCGGCTGCGCACGGCGTTGGCAATACGTGCCGAAATACGATCTGTATCTGCGGCTGGCACGTCGCCCTGCAGGGCGGGTTTTTCAATCAATTCAGGTTCAGGCATCGGATCTGCGCGTTTCAGCAATGATGCAAAAATGCCTGGTTTTTGCGCTGGCTCCGTAACGCGTGCGGGCGCAGACAATGGCTTCGGGGCACTTGTGCGGGGCGCAGGTGCCTCAATCGGGTCGAAATCTTCGTAACGGGTCGGCATCGCTGGGTTCGCCCGAACCACGGCTGCAACGCGGGCCGTTTCTTGCGCAACTGACGGCGTCGGGATCGCCCGTACCGCAGCCATTTCCGCCTCAACTTCGGCCCTCTCTTGGCGCGACCACTCACGGCGCTCCTGAACTCTGGAATTCAACGCCTGCGCACCCTTATAAGACGCCGATGCTGTCTGGCCGAGCAGTTTGAGAATTCCTGAATAGGTGACAATCAAGCCTACCAATAGGAAACGACCCAAACGCCTGATCTCATACAATGTGAAGCCCAACGCGAACGCCATCAGCGCCACTACACCAAGGCCCATAACGAAAGACATCAGTTTCACGCTGAACGTCGTGCCAAACGGCAAGACCGTCAAAAGGATCGACAAGACCATGTCGCCAAAGTGCCCGCCGAGACCAAAACTCTGTTCCCATCCAGCGCCTGTGTTCAATGTCGCGGCATATATCGCCGTCGCAGCAATCGCGATGGGGGCGAAAATCACCCGCCCGACCGCACGTTCCTGACCGCGGTGCAGCGTAAACCGCAAACCCCACGCCATCAGCACGAGCGGGACCATCCAGCTTGCATAGCCAACTATCATAAACAGCGCCGCGGCAAATGACGCACCCGGCCGACCCAGCCAGTTTTGAACGGGAGCGTCTGTCGCGGACATGAAATTCGGATCATCGGGCGCGTAAGACCACAGCATCATCGCGACCATCACGCCGACAACAAACAGGCCAATCCCCACAAGCTCACGACCACGTTTTTCAATCGCAGCTTGGGTGCCACTATCAAGCAGGGGATCTCTTTGTCGGGATTGATAAGACGCCATTTTGCCGTTCCTCACGTGTACAAACAGTCGCGGATCAGGGTCAGACCACGCTGCGTTTCATCTTTGGGGGCCACAAGTGCGACCCGAATATATCCTGAGCCCGGATCGCCCGCAGGATCGGGGCGGCTCAGATAGGCGCCCGGTAGAACCCGAACACCTGTTTCTTGCCACAGCTTCAATGCGGCCTGTTCACCGTCCTCAACAGGAAGCCACAGAAAAAATCCCGCTTCAGGTGAGGTATAGCTGTTCACACCTGCGAATATCGCATCAGCGTCGTTAAACTTGTCTTGATACATGGCACGGTTCGCAACGACATGATCCTCATCCGACCAGACCCGTTCGGAAACCCGCTGAATTGGCATCGGCACAGGCGCACCCGCATAGGCCCGCAACTGGCGAATTTCCTTAATGTTTTTTGGCCCACTAGCAACGAAACCAGACCGCAATCCGGGCAGGTTGCTGCGCTTGGACAACGAATGAAACACTACGACCCGTTCAGGATCACAGCCCGCCGCAACCGCAGCTTCAAGTGCCCCCATTGGCGGCGTGTCACGGTAAATCTCTGAATAACACTCATCCGCGAAAATTTTGAAATCGTGCTTTTCGGCCAAGGCAATCAGCGTCGCCCAGTATTTACGTGACGCGACAGCGCCCTGCGGATTGGCAGGCGAGCAGATATAAGCAATCGTCGTGCGGTCCAAGACATCTACCGGCAGCGACGCATAATCTGGCAAATGCCCCGTTGTAGCGGTCGCGGGAACCATCACAGGTTCCGCATTCACCGACAAAGCCGCGATCGCGTAGACCTGATAAAACGGGTTCGGCACCAGCACGACGGGCTGTTTTCCATTCTTGACCTCAGGACACAGCGACATCGCAGCGTTATACAAACCCTCACGCGTGCCGTTCAAAACCATCACACGATTCGGCGTCAGATCAACGGAATAGCGCCGCGTGATCCAGCCACAGATTGCTGCCAACAACTCGGGCGCACCCTCGTTCGTTGGGTATTTGCTGAACTCACCGACTGATTTCGCCAAAATTTCTGGCACAAACGCAGGAAACGGATGCTGCGGTTCGCCAATCGTCATGTTTATAGTATCGCCGCCCGCTTCATGGACGTCGAGTAAAGCGCGCAAGCGCGGCCACGCATAGGCCGGAAGGTTCGAAAACCGCTTGGGGTACGTCATCACTGCCTCAAACTGCGGCCTCATTTACGGGCCGCTTTCATTCAAAGTACCGTAGGCGACCCTGCTAAGTCCAGAAAAAGCATGCAGTTGCGGTGGCTTGTGTGGCTTTTACGTCGTGGTCTACGCCAGCGCAGCCTCAGCCGCAGCACCAATCCGCAGGAGACGTTCATCGTCGCCCCCGGCAACATTTAGCAAAATCCCCACAGACGGCACCCCTGTAGGCAATGCCAGCGACGCCAACCCCATCAGGTTCGCGACCCGCGTATTGCGCAGCGTCAGCAGGTTTTCCTGCAAGTAGTAATCGGCGTCTGTCGCCAGCCGTTCCAAGTTCGGCGGCATATTCGCAACGCCGGGACACAGGACCGCATCATATCCGGCAGTCGCATCAGCATAGACACCGCGAATGTCACGCAATTCCGCCCAAAGCGACAGATATTCATGGGCCAGAACATCCTTGCCCCCCCGCACACGCTGCAAAATCTGGTGATACATTTTATCTGGTTCCGCTTCGACCAAATCGCGCCAATTGGCATAGGCATCCGCCGTATAAAGCGGCAAAGACATCGCAAAGGCGCGTTCCAACACGGGCACGTCTAGTGGCACGATTTCAGCACCCGCTGCCGCCAATTTTTCCAATGCTGCTGTATATCCCGCCAACGATGCATCCGCGACATCATCCATAACCACGGTCTGCAACGCCGCAAATCGCATCCCCCTTACCGATGCACCCTTCAAATCCACCGATCGACCACCTTCCAGTGCTACCAACATCAAGGCTGCGTCTTCAATGGATCGACATAGCGGTCCAACAGTATCAAATTCGGTACACAACGCGACCGACCCCGCCACAGGCAGGCGTCCGAACGTCGTCTTCAGCCCCACGAGATCATTCCAGACCGATGGCACCCGAACCGAACCGCCCGTGTCCGACCCGACAGCCGCCGCCGCCAATCCAAACGCAACAGACGCCGCAGCGCCAGATGATGATCCCCCTGGAACCGCGTCCGGATCATTCACACACGGCGGCGTCGCGGTCATCGGATTATATCCCAACCCGGAAAACGCGATCTCGCTCATGTGGGTTTTTCCCAGGCACACAAGCCCCATGCCCGTCGCCAC
This window contains:
- a CDS encoding DNA translocase FtsK, whose protein sequence is MASYQSRQRDPLLDSGTQAAIEKRGRELVGIGLFVVGVMVAMMLWSYAPDDPNFMSATDAPVQNWLGRPGASFAAALFMIVGYASWMVPLVLMAWGLRFTLHRGQERAVGRVIFAPIAIAATAIYAATLNTGAGWEQSFGLGGHFGDMVLSILLTVLPFGTTFSVKLMSFVMGLGVVALMAFALGFTLYEIRRLGRFLLVGLIVTYSGILKLLGQTASASYKGAQALNSRVQERREWSRQERAEVEAEMAAVRAIPTPSVAQETARVAAVVRANPAMPTRYEDFDPIEAPAPRTSAPKPLSAPARVTEPAQKPGIFASLLKRADPMPEPELIEKPALQGDVPAADTDRISARIANAVRSRSGQPQDVHVATKPGVNPAITAAIASRIVPQSTRVEPTMGRHSGPQPLLLNTQQKAALDLAAPKPEPVVGDVKEYTRPAMEYASVDVAPMETPAASFSPALIRVPEAKAVVQHPARKSVQPSRQAKAESQPVLKFEDKRPAYETPPLSLLSSPDEITRHVLSDEALEENARMLENVLDDYGVKGDIVSVRPGPVVTMYELEPAPGLKASRVIGLADDIARSMSALSARVSTVPGRTVIGIELPNENREMVVLREMLSARDFGDSNMKLPLALGKNIGGEPIIANLAKMPHLLIAGTTGSGKSVAINTMILSLLYKLSPEECRMIMIDPKMLELSVYDGIPHLLSPVVTDPKKAVVALKWVVGEMEERYRKMSKMGVRNIDGYNGRVKDALGKDEMFSRTVQTGFDDDTGEPVFETDEFKPEVLPYIVVIVDEMADLMMVAGKEIEACIQRLAQMARASGIHLIMATQRPSVDVITGTIKANFPTRISFQVTSKIDSRTILGEQGAEQLLGMGDMLYMAGGSKIMRVHGPFCSDEEVEEIVTYLKAYGPPEYFSGVVEGPADDNASSIDEVLGLGGNTDGEDALYDTAVAIVAKDRKCSTSYIQRKLAIGYNKAARLVEQMEDENIVSAANHVGKREILIPERQQ
- a CDS encoding aminotransferase class I/II-fold pyridoxal phosphate-dependent enzyme, with amino-acid sequence MTYPKRFSNLPAYAWPRLRALLDVHEAGGDTINMTIGEPQHPFPAFVPEILAKSVGEFSKYPTNEGAPELLAAICGWITRRYSVDLTPNRVMVLNGTREGLYNAAMSLCPEVKNGKQPVVLVPNPFYQVYAIAALSVNAEPVMVPATATTGHLPDYASLPVDVLDRTTIAYICSPANPQGAVASRKYWATLIALAEKHDFKIFADECYSEIYRDTPPMGALEAAVAAGCDPERVVVFHSLSKRSNLPGLRSGFVASGPKNIKEIRQLRAYAGAPVPMPIQRVSERVWSDEDHVVANRAMYQDKFNDADAIFAGVNSYTSPEAGFFLWLPVEDGEQAALKLWQETGVRVLPGAYLSRPDPAGDPGSGYIRVALVAPKDETQRGLTLIRDCLYT
- a CDS encoding amidase — encoded protein: MQDWLWATAANLGRGIESGEIDPVDLCDVYLAAIEQHPMRDRIYARVTADRARSEAAAASERAKAGQRLSSLDGVPISWKDLFDTAGVATEAGTKLMEGRVPTTDAEVLRVATGMGLVCLGKTHMSEIAFSGLGYNPMTATPPCVNDPDAVPGGSSSGAAASVAFGLAAAAVGSDTGGSVRVPSVWNDLVGLKTTFGRLPVAGSVALCTEFDTVGPLCRSIEDAALMLVALEGGRSVDLKGASVRGMRFAALQTVVMDDVADASLAGYTAALEKLAAAGAEIVPLDVPVLERAFAMSLPLYTADAYANWRDLVEAEPDKMYHQILQRVRGGKDVLAHEYLSLWAELRDIRGVYADATAGYDAVLCPGVANMPPNLERLATDADYYLQENLLTLRNTRVANLMGLASLALPTGVPSVGILLNVAGGDDERLLRIGAAAEAALA